One stretch of Euphorbia lathyris chromosome 7, ddEupLath1.1, whole genome shotgun sequence DNA includes these proteins:
- the LOC136201394 gene encoding NAC domain-containing protein 67-like isoform X2, which produces MYPPAAVLLCDISFDCSNEEIFEFLGKMSHGHPLPPNVIADVNPYNYAPSNLPDRIWFLIRSKENEDIKHGFWKVKGEACKLFSNSMITGWRTTLEFFEGRVPDERKTDWVMQEYWVTHKGQGENSKVKEISSLCRVFLGMDHQKQQKIPSLHITTEALTQNAGSSGSTNKSTVEKDNETRNSAMTGELENYLVEMPPDNEGDYLELLDLEYPLSPSSSSDNSSCISMSSTEWFDSAYLLKELESEMNQDLAHKDTNCKFNISSSIPNEVVMAPASDEIVVSHSSLPALPDDQKDMNNAVLQKTERKHKAAAAGTSQNGGRKKKHKNKYLCFMPFYFLF; this is translated from the exons ATGTATCCCCCAGCTGCTGTCCTGCTTTGTGATATTAGTTTTGATTGTTCTAATGAGGAGATATTTGAGTTTTTGGGGAAAATGTCACATGGACACCCACTTCCACCCAATGTAATAGCTGATGTCAATCCATACAACTATGCACCATCAAATTTACCGG ACAGGATTTGGTTCTTGATTCGCTCCAAGGAAAATGAGGATATAAAACATGGATTCTGGAAGGTCAAAGGGGAGGCCTGTAAACTCTTTTCAAACTCTATGATCACTGGATGGAGGACAACTCTAGAATTTTTCGAAGGCCGAGTACCAGATGAGCGTAAAACCGATTGGGTGATGCAAGAGTACTGGGTCACTCACAAGGGACAGGGTGAAAACAGCAAAGTGAAG GAAATCAGTTCACTTTGTAGAGTGTTTCTTGGTATGGATCACCAAAAGCAGCAGAAAATTCCTAGCCTCCATATAACCACTGAAGCCCTCACTCAAAATGCTGGTAGCAGTGGTTCCACAAATAAATCTACA GTGGAGAAGGATAACGAAACGCGAAATTCGGCTATGACAGGAGAACTTGAAAATTACCTGGTAGAAATGCCCCCAGATAACGAAGGAGACTACTTGGAACTGCTGGATCTTGAGTATCCATTATCACCTTCTTCAAGTTCCGATAATTCGAGCTGtataagcatgtcatcaacaGAATGGTTTGACTCAGCATATTTGCTGAAAGAACTAGAGTCTGAAATGAACCAAGACTTGGCACACAAGGACACAAACTGCAAGTTTAACATCTCATCTTCCATACCAAATGAGGTGGTTATGGCTCCAGCAAGTGATGAGATTGTTGTAAGTCATTCCTCCTTACCTGCATTGCCTGATGATCAGAAAGATATGAACAATGCAGTTTTACAGAAGACGGAAAGAAAGCACAAGGCAGCAGCAGCAGGCACATCTCAGAATGGAGGCAG